From the genome of Ectobacillus sp. JY-23, one region includes:
- a CDS encoding TIGR04086 family membrane protein, whose protein sequence is MSGTKKLSTALLFGLSTVLVLAAIASFGIALLAKLTNISDSSLVVIIFILAIISMLASGFVSGMKAKMKGWLAGGATGIFFSLLVFLINYLGYSQGLSKESMVYHLGLIAASTIGGIFGVNTANKN, encoded by the coding sequence ATGTCCGGAACGAAAAAACTGTCCACTGCTCTTCTGTTTGGTCTTAGTACAGTCCTTGTGCTTGCGGCTATCGCGAGCTTCGGGATTGCATTGCTTGCAAAGCTCACGAATATAAGTGATTCTTCTCTCGTTGTTATCATTTTTATACTCGCCATCATTTCTATGCTTGCTTCCGGCTTTGTGTCGGGCATGAAAGCAAAAATGAAGGGATGGCTCGCAGGCGGCGCAACAGGTATTTTCTTTTCTTTACTTGTATTTCTCATTAACTATTTAGGCTATTCCCAAGGCCTCTCAAAGGAAAGCATGGTATACCATCTAGGACTTATTGCAGCGAGTACAATTGGCGGTATCTTCGGTGTGAATACTGCCAATAAAAACTAA
- the spoVB gene encoding stage V sporulation protein B: MTKQSFLRGTLILIAAGLITRVLGFINRIVMARILGEEGVGLYMMAVPTFILAITVTQIGLPVAIAKLVAEAEALHDKVRVKKIIVVSLSITLSLSFIFTIGLLFTAPMLSQKLLTDARTLYPLIAILPVVPVIAVSSVLRGYFQGKQNMKPSAYAQVIEQVVRIALIAFCIKIFLPFGIEYAAAGAMVSAAAGELVSLLYMLIIFQKQKTFSIRHRFFTTVKAGKDTLHSLMGIALPTTGSRIIGSLSYFLEPIAVTQSLAIAGVTAAVATRQYGELTGYALPLLFLPSFITYALSTSLVPSVSEAVAKKQPHLVEYRLQQALRLSFISGGWSVVILYIFASPILTLMYGTDHAAPFIKLLAPCFIFYYFQGPLTSMLQALDLAKAAMLNSIVGSAVKIAGIFLLASRSEFQIMGVALAIAAGLVTVTLLHYATVLKKITFTIYARDYLLGGAAILIAGVAGRVLETHPMFSSLGWQTLFSITAITLLYMVLLLALGLIRKEELARIPLLHKLMRK, encoded by the coding sequence ATGACAAAGCAGAGCTTTTTACGCGGCACACTAATTTTAATAGCCGCTGGTTTAATTACAAGGGTGCTCGGCTTTATTAATCGAATCGTAATGGCGAGAATTCTTGGTGAAGAAGGTGTTGGCTTATACATGATGGCTGTACCGACTTTTATTTTGGCCATTACTGTTACACAAATCGGGCTTCCTGTTGCGATTGCAAAGTTGGTCGCAGAAGCTGAGGCCTTACACGACAAGGTACGTGTCAAAAAGATAATTGTGGTTTCTTTAAGCATTACTTTATCACTTAGTTTTATTTTTACCATCGGCTTACTGTTCACTGCACCTATGCTATCTCAAAAGCTATTAACAGATGCTCGCACATTATATCCGCTCATTGCGATCTTGCCAGTCGTTCCAGTCATTGCTGTATCATCAGTGTTACGCGGCTATTTCCAAGGAAAACAAAATATGAAACCGAGTGCTTACGCACAAGTAATCGAACAAGTCGTTCGTATTGCACTCATCGCCTTTTGCATTAAAATCTTCCTACCGTTCGGCATTGAGTACGCTGCTGCTGGCGCCATGGTATCGGCAGCAGCAGGAGAACTTGTTTCACTTTTATATATGCTGATTATCTTTCAGAAACAAAAAACATTTTCAATACGCCATCGCTTTTTTACGACCGTGAAAGCAGGAAAAGACACCTTGCATTCCCTAATGGGTATCGCCTTACCGACAACAGGTAGTCGAATTATCGGTTCTCTTTCTTATTTTTTAGAGCCCATCGCTGTCACACAAAGCTTAGCTATTGCTGGTGTGACAGCCGCAGTAGCTACTAGGCAGTATGGGGAATTGACCGGGTATGCATTGCCACTATTGTTTCTACCATCTTTTATCACCTACGCTTTATCAACATCACTTGTTCCTTCTGTGAGTGAAGCTGTTGCAAAAAAACAGCCACATCTCGTTGAATATCGTCTACAACAAGCTCTTCGCCTCTCGTTTATATCAGGAGGGTGGTCGGTTGTAATCTTATATATTTTTGCCTCTCCTATTTTGACGCTGATGTATGGAACAGATCATGCTGCACCATTCATAAAACTACTGGCACCTTGTTTTATTTTTTATTACTTTCAAGGTCCTCTCACCTCCATGTTGCAGGCGTTAGACTTAGCAAAAGCAGCCATGTTAAACAGCATAGTCGGATCGGCAGTAAAAATTGCAGGTATCTTCTTGCTCGCTTCAAGAAGTGAATTTCAAATTATGGGCGTGGCACTTGCGATTGCTGCTGGTCTTGTGACTGTAACCTTGCTGCATTATGCGACTGTCTTGAAGAAAATCACATTTACGATCTATGCTCGTGACTATCTGTTGGGAGGCGCGGCAATCCTGATTGCCGGAGTAGCAGGACGCGTATTAGAGACACATCCGATGTTTTCTTCACTTGGGTGGCAAACGCTATTTTCTATTACAGCTATCACGCTTTTGTATATGGTTTTACTGCTTGCACTTGGATTGATTCGTAAAGAAGAGCTTGCTCGTATTCCTTTGCTACATAAACTCATGCGAAAATAA
- a CDS encoding post-transcriptional regulator: MVVKEHPVNAYREQLQVVLESKADEFKLLGYDQVTAQEIWDCLMSKKWKQPEEVKLYQLVNDVLALSSSDYMTYLTMEAYKAPLRSFEEYENN, translated from the coding sequence ATGGTTGTGAAGGAACATCCTGTGAATGCGTATCGAGAACAGCTTCAGGTTGTGCTTGAAAGCAAGGCGGATGAGTTTAAGTTATTAGGCTATGATCAAGTAACAGCGCAAGAAATATGGGATTGCTTAATGAGCAAGAAGTGGAAGCAACCGGAAGAAGTAAAGCTGTATCAACTCGTCAACGATGTGTTGGCGCTCTCATCAAGCGACTATATGACATATTTGACAATGGAGGCCTATAAAGCACCACTCAGGTCTTTTGAAGAATACGAGAACAACTGA
- the ruvA gene encoding Holliday junction branch migration protein RuvA, translating into MFEYITGSVEFVGPEYIVLDHNGIGYQLLTPNPYMFRKSEQQIRVYTYQYVREDVLALYGFQSREERALFMKLISVSGIGPKGALAILAAGQTKQVVQAVEQEDEKFLVKFPGVGKKTARQMILDLKGKLNDLVPDALPDLFSAPDAFEKSGSVSVELDEALEALKALGYAEREVARVVPELIKEALSTDQYIKKALQLLLNGKR; encoded by the coding sequence TTGTTTGAATATATCACAGGTAGTGTTGAGTTTGTAGGACCAGAATATATTGTTTTGGACCATAATGGAATTGGTTATCAGTTATTAACACCTAACCCTTATATGTTCCGTAAAAGCGAACAACAAATTCGCGTGTATACATATCAATATGTAAGAGAAGATGTTCTTGCGCTATATGGATTTCAATCGAGGGAAGAGCGTGCACTATTTATGAAATTAATTAGTGTGTCTGGGATTGGGCCGAAGGGAGCGCTTGCTATTTTAGCGGCGGGACAAACGAAACAAGTTGTACAGGCTGTCGAGCAAGAAGATGAGAAGTTTTTGGTTAAATTTCCTGGGGTGGGGAAAAAGACAGCGCGACAAATGATTTTAGATTTAAAAGGCAAGCTGAATGACCTTGTGCCGGATGCTTTGCCTGATTTATTTTCTGCGCCGGATGCATTTGAAAAGTCTGGGAGTGTATCCGTAGAATTGGATGAAGCACTTGAGGCCTTAAAGGCTCTTGGTTATGCAGAAAGAGAAGTTGCTCGTGTTGTACCTGAGCTTATTAAAGAAGCCTTATCTACCGACCAATACATTAAAAAGGCGTTGCAGCTTCTATTAAACGGTAAGAGGTGA
- a CDS encoding DUF2905 domain-containing protein has product MMDMSKLFLTVGIVFIVIGLLWRFIGKIPGDIFIKKGNVTFYFPIVTSIVLSVVISLILYILSKFR; this is encoded by the coding sequence ATAATGGACATGTCAAAGCTGTTTCTAACAGTAGGTATTGTCTTTATTGTCATAGGCTTATTGTGGCGTTTTATTGGTAAGATTCCAGGTGATATTTTCATTAAAAAAGGTAATGTAACCTTTTACTTTCCAATTGTAACTTCAATTGTTCTCAGTGTTGTGATATCTCTCATTTTGTATATATTAAGCAAGTTTCGATAG
- the queA gene encoding tRNA preQ1(34) S-adenosylmethionine ribosyltransferase-isomerase QueA — protein MNINDFDFHLPEELIAQTPLENRESSRLMVLNRETGEISHKYFYDITSYFKAGDTLVLNETKVMPARLHGIKDDTGAHIEVLLLKQEENDCWETLVKPAKRVKEGTVLSFGEGKLRAECIGISEQGGRKLKFFYEGIFYEILDELGEMPLPPYIKETLDDRNRYQTVFAREVGSAAAPTAGLHFTNAILDELRAKGVHIAFITLHVGLGTFRPVSVDNIEEHDMHAEYYYMSEETAALLNRTREKGGRIITVGTTSTRTLETIAAQDGTFQAASGWTSIFIYPGYTFKAIDGMITNFHLPKSTLIMLVSALAGREHVLHAYNEAVREKYRFFSFGDAMLIL, from the coding sequence ATGAACATTAATGACTTTGATTTTCATTTGCCAGAGGAGTTAATTGCACAAACTCCCCTTGAAAACCGAGAAAGTTCCAGATTGATGGTGTTAAACCGTGAAACGGGAGAAATTTCTCATAAGTATTTTTACGATATTACCTCTTATTTTAAAGCGGGGGATACACTCGTTTTAAATGAAACGAAGGTGATGCCTGCACGTTTGCATGGGATAAAAGATGATACGGGTGCTCATATTGAAGTGCTACTTTTAAAGCAAGAAGAGAATGATTGCTGGGAAACGCTTGTAAAACCGGCAAAACGGGTGAAGGAAGGAACTGTTCTTTCCTTTGGTGAAGGCAAGCTCCGTGCAGAGTGCATTGGTATAAGTGAACAAGGCGGACGCAAGCTGAAGTTTTTCTACGAGGGTATTTTTTATGAAATTTTGGACGAGCTCGGTGAAATGCCACTGCCTCCGTATATTAAAGAGACATTAGATGATCGTAATCGATATCAAACCGTATTTGCTCGTGAAGTTGGTTCTGCTGCCGCACCAACTGCTGGTTTGCACTTTACAAATGCTATTTTAGACGAGCTTCGTGCAAAGGGTGTACATATTGCTTTTATTACTTTGCATGTAGGCCTTGGTACATTCAGACCGGTTTCAGTCGATAATATTGAAGAGCATGATATGCACGCGGAATATTATTACATGTCTGAAGAGACGGCTGCTTTATTGAATCGCACAAGAGAAAAAGGCGGTCGCATCATCACAGTTGGAACTACATCAACACGTACACTTGAAACTATTGCAGCGCAAGATGGTACATTTCAAGCTGCATCAGGCTGGACGAGTATCTTTATCTATCCTGGGTATACCTTTAAAGCCATTGACGGTATGATTACGAATTTCCACTTGCCAAAGTCTACGTTAATTATGCTTGTTAGTGCTTTAGCTGGAAGAGAACATGTACTTCATGCCTACAATGAAGCAGTTCGTGAAAAATATCGCTTCTTCAGCTTTGGAGATGCAATGCTGATTTTATAA
- a CDS encoding DUF421 domain-containing protein, with protein sequence MDLLEIAIRTVVLYGVIIIIFRLMGKREIGELNVLDLVVFLMLSELAVVAIETPDKPIVHQLTPMILLMVLQIALAFLSLKSQKARKLLDGEPSILIRGGKVDEVQMRKQRYNFDDLLMQLREKDIGDIRDVEYAILEPSGKLSVFEKQPQGEANAKAVFALPLIIDGTIQDEHLEEIGKTNLWLRQQLREQGYKDISQISYCTVQNDELFVDLKDE encoded by the coding sequence GTGGACTTATTAGAGATTGCTATACGTACAGTCGTATTGTATGGTGTAATTATTATTATTTTTCGTTTAATGGGCAAACGGGAAATCGGCGAACTCAATGTCCTCGATTTGGTTGTTTTTTTAATGTTGAGCGAACTGGCCGTCGTTGCAATTGAAACACCAGATAAGCCAATCGTGCATCAGCTTACACCAATGATTCTCCTTATGGTGCTACAAATTGCGTTAGCTTTTCTATCTCTTAAAAGTCAAAAAGCACGCAAACTGTTGGATGGAGAACCGTCTATTTTAATTCGCGGCGGAAAAGTGGATGAAGTACAAATGCGAAAACAGCGTTATAATTTTGATGATTTACTTATGCAGCTACGAGAAAAGGATATTGGCGACATCCGAGATGTGGAGTATGCCATTTTGGAACCTTCTGGAAAATTGTCGGTGTTTGAGAAACAACCACAAGGTGAAGCGAATGCAAAAGCTGTATTCGCACTGCCGCTGATTATTGATGGTACAATCCAAGATGAACATCTAGAGGAAATAGGGAAAACAAACTTATGGTTACGTCAACAGCTTCGCGAGCAGGGGTATAAGGATATTTCACAAATTTCGTATTGTACGGTACAAAACGATGAATTGTTTGTAGATCTAAAAGACGAATAA
- the tgt gene encoding tRNA guanosine(34) transglycosylase Tgt: MAITYELIKTCKQTGARLGRVHTPHGSFETPVFMPVGTLATVKTMAPEELKAMDAGIILSNTYHLWLRPGHEIVREAGGLHKFMNWDRAILTDSGGFQVFSLSEFRRIEEEGVHFRNHLNGDKLFLSPEKAMEIQNALGSDIMMAFDECPPYPAEYDYMKRSVERTSRWAERCLKAHQRPQDQGLFGIVQGGEYEDLRRQSAQDLVSMDFPGYAVGGLSVGEPKDVMNRVLDFTTPWLPTNKPRYLMGVGSPDSLIDGAIRGIDMFDCVLPTRIARNGTCMTSEGRVVIKNAKYARDFGPLDPKCDCYTCKNYSRAYIRHLLKCDETFGIRLTSYHNLHFLLKLMEQVRQAIREDRLGDFREEFFEQYGFNKPNAKNF; this comes from the coding sequence ATGGCAATCACATATGAATTAATTAAAACTTGTAAGCAAACAGGTGCGCGCCTTGGTCGCGTTCATACGCCGCATGGTTCCTTTGAAACACCGGTATTTATGCCGGTTGGGACTTTAGCAACGGTAAAAACGATGGCACCAGAAGAACTAAAAGCGATGGATGCAGGAATCATTTTAAGTAACACGTATCACCTATGGCTTCGTCCAGGTCATGAAATTGTTCGTGAAGCAGGTGGTCTTCATAAATTTATGAATTGGGATCGCGCAATCTTAACAGATTCGGGTGGTTTCCAGGTATTCAGTTTGAGTGAATTTCGTCGCATTGAAGAAGAAGGCGTTCACTTCCGTAACCATTTAAATGGTGATAAGTTGTTTCTTTCTCCTGAAAAGGCAATGGAGATTCAAAATGCGCTTGGTTCTGACATTATGATGGCATTTGATGAGTGTCCCCCATATCCGGCCGAGTACGACTATATGAAGCGTTCCGTTGAGCGGACGAGCCGCTGGGCAGAGCGTTGCTTAAAGGCGCATCAACGACCGCAGGATCAAGGGCTGTTTGGAATTGTACAAGGCGGTGAATACGAGGATTTACGTCGTCAAAGCGCGCAGGATTTGGTATCTATGGATTTCCCAGGCTATGCAGTTGGTGGATTATCAGTGGGAGAACCGAAGGACGTAATGAATCGCGTGCTGGATTTCACAACACCTTGGTTACCTACGAATAAGCCGCGTTATTTAATGGGAGTAGGCTCACCTGATTCTTTGATTGACGGTGCAATTCGTGGTATTGATATGTTCGATTGTGTATTGCCCACACGTATCGCAAGAAATGGTACATGTATGACAAGCGAGGGACGTGTAGTCATCAAAAATGCGAAGTATGCAAGAGATTTTGGACCGCTAGATCCAAAGTGTGATTGCTATACATGTAAAAACTATTCACGTGCTTACATTCGCCACTTGTTAAAATGTGACGAAACATTCGGAATTCGCTTAACATCTTATCATAACCTGCATTTTCTGTTAAAATTAATGGAGCAGGTTCGTCAGGCCATTCGTGAAGATCGTCTCGGTGATTTCCGTGAGGAGTTTTTTGAGCAATATGGCTTTAACAAACCGAACGCCAAGAATTTCTAA
- the ruvB gene encoding Holliday junction branch migration DNA helicase RuvB has product MDERLVSGETIYEDVDFEYSLRPQTLRQYIGQEKVKHNLEIFIEAAKLREETLDHVLLYGPPGLGKTTLAAIIANEMGVNLRTTSGPAIERAGDLAAVLTALQPGDVLFIDEIHRLPRSVEEVLYPAMEDFCLDIVIGKGPTAKSVRLDLPPFTLVGATTRAGALSAPLRDRFGVLSRLEYYETDQLSDIVTRTADVFAVEIDPNAAVEIARRARGTPRIANRLLRRVRDFAQVRGNGTITIDITRTALELLQVDRLGLDHIDHKLMLGIIEKFRGGPVGLETVAATIGEEAHTIEDVYEPYLLQIGFLQRTPRGRIATPLAYQHFRIVAPQ; this is encoded by the coding sequence ATGGATGAACGTCTTGTTTCGGGAGAAACGATATACGAGGACGTGGATTTTGAGTATTCACTCCGTCCGCAAACATTGCGGCAGTACATCGGTCAGGAGAAAGTAAAACATAATCTCGAGATTTTTATAGAAGCAGCTAAGCTTAGAGAAGAAACTCTAGATCATGTGCTTTTATATGGACCACCAGGGCTTGGAAAAACTACATTAGCAGCGATTATTGCCAATGAAATGGGAGTGAATCTTCGAACTACCTCCGGTCCTGCCATTGAGCGTGCGGGGGACTTGGCAGCCGTGCTCACAGCTTTGCAGCCTGGGGATGTGCTGTTTATTGATGAAATTCATCGTTTGCCGCGGTCAGTAGAGGAAGTGCTGTATCCGGCAATGGAAGATTTTTGTTTAGATATTGTAATTGGGAAAGGACCTACTGCTAAGTCGGTTCGATTGGATTTGCCACCTTTTACGCTTGTTGGTGCCACTACGCGAGCTGGTGCACTTTCGGCACCGCTGCGCGATCGCTTTGGTGTGCTGTCGCGTTTGGAATATTACGAAACTGATCAGCTTTCAGATATTGTGACGAGGACGGCCGACGTATTTGCAGTTGAAATCGATCCTAATGCAGCAGTTGAAATCGCGAGACGTGCACGCGGAACACCTCGTATTGCAAACCGCTTGTTGCGACGCGTTCGCGACTTTGCGCAGGTACGCGGAAATGGAACAATCACAATTGATATTACGCGTACAGCACTTGAGTTGCTTCAGGTCGACCGTCTTGGTCTCGATCATATTGATCATAAGCTCATGCTCGGGATCATTGAAAAATTCCGAGGCGGCCCCGTTGGCCTAGAAACCGTCGCGGCGACCATCGGGGAAGAAGCCCATACAATTGAAGATGTATACGAACCGTATTTATTGCAAATAGGCTTTTTGCAACGTACACCACGCGGCCGTATTGCAACGCCGCTTGCGTATCAACATTTCAGAATAGTGGCGCCGCAATAA
- the yajC gene encoding preprotein translocase subunit YajC, giving the protein MNALVTQVLPLVLMFAVFYFLLIRPQQKRQKAVATMQSGLQKGDRIITIGGLHGVIDSVSDTTVVIKTGDGSHLTFERNAVREVTAKKEAATN; this is encoded by the coding sequence ATGAATGCTTTAGTGACACAAGTGTTACCATTGGTTCTTATGTTTGCAGTATTTTACTTTTTGCTGATTCGTCCGCAACAAAAACGCCAAAAAGCAGTTGCTACTATGCAAAGCGGGCTGCAAAAAGGTGATCGTATTATTACAATTGGTGGCTTGCACGGTGTAATTGACTCTGTTTCGGATACAACAGTTGTAATTAAAACAGGTGATGGCTCTCATTTAACATTTGAGCGCAACGCTGTTCGTGAAGTAACGGCTAAGAAAGAAGCAGCAACAAACTAA
- a CDS encoding BofC C-terminal domain-containing protein — MSFLVKVILTAFVCCSFIGLSIPTSYEAKIPNDMVGPTKKPTVTIILQRTYLDGEVSEEMFRVDTVSLEDSLRRYKNWQLVDRDDVQIVLQKRVNDISPLLKTSGYFGVSKEGILQIFKGIPDEKNAIHSFFQIDMEKLKSYQREKLERGIRVKSKQQYEEVIDMMKPYSVKKD, encoded by the coding sequence ATGAGCTTCCTAGTGAAGGTAATCTTAACCGCGTTTGTGTGTTGCTCTTTTATAGGCTTATCAATTCCTACTTCGTATGAAGCAAAAATTCCGAACGACATGGTTGGACCGACTAAGAAACCTACTGTAACTATTATCTTACAGCGCACGTATTTGGATGGGGAAGTAAGCGAAGAGATGTTTCGCGTAGATACGGTGAGTCTCGAAGATTCATTGCGCCGCTATAAAAATTGGCAATTAGTAGATCGAGATGACGTACAAATTGTACTGCAAAAGCGTGTAAATGATATATCTCCTTTACTTAAAACAAGCGGTTATTTTGGCGTTTCCAAGGAAGGTATTTTACAGATTTTTAAAGGCATCCCTGATGAAAAAAATGCTATTCACTCGTTTTTTCAGATTGATATGGAGAAGCTGAAAAGCTATCAAAGAGAGAAATTAGAACGTGGTATTCGTGTCAAATCTAAACAGCAGTATGAAGAAGTAATCGACATGATGAAACCCTATTCTGTGAAAAAGGACTAG
- a CDS encoding DUF2785 domain-containing protein, producing MTNEQELKRELQAIQKNHYDVPEDVDAYPYAQWMLDFIGSTDAELRDELIYSTLAKWIKNGVFRDKELRGLLLQTLSEDYLFYGIGEKETDSVFKRAFSVLIPPLILSIHEKKPFLSQEQLYSVAEQVLEYIYLEKDVRGYVEGKGWAHATAHAADALHALARSLPEQWFALELLKAAHHMIAKQDYVYTDLEDERLASAIFAVYEQQVLSAEEWRNWLYTLVDFKAYRPQNGVVLQNMKTFVRTLYFRAEKEKMHVFKQEILGVLWEIEGK from the coding sequence ATGACAAACGAACAGGAGTTAAAAAGAGAGCTACAGGCTATTCAGAAAAATCATTATGATGTACCGGAAGATGTAGATGCATACCCATATGCGCAATGGATGCTTGATTTCATAGGCTCGACTGATGCTGAATTGCGCGACGAGCTTATTTATAGTACGTTGGCTAAATGGATTAAAAATGGCGTATTTCGTGACAAAGAGCTGCGCGGTTTACTACTTCAAACATTAAGTGAAGATTATCTATTTTATGGAATCGGAGAAAAAGAAACAGATTCTGTATTTAAACGAGCATTTTCTGTACTCATACCCCCGCTGATATTGTCTATTCACGAAAAAAAGCCGTTTCTTTCACAGGAACAATTATATAGTGTAGCTGAACAGGTGTTGGAATATATATACCTTGAAAAAGATGTCCGGGGATATGTAGAAGGCAAAGGATGGGCCCATGCAACGGCCCATGCTGCGGATGCACTTCATGCATTAGCACGTTCATTGCCTGAGCAGTGGTTTGCATTAGAATTACTGAAGGCAGCTCATCATATGATAGCAAAGCAGGATTATGTATATACAGACCTTGAAGATGAACGATTAGCAAGCGCTATATTTGCAGTATATGAACAACAGGTATTATCGGCGGAAGAATGGAGAAATTGGTTATATACACTAGTTGACTTTAAGGCGTATAGACCACAAAATGGAGTGGTTCTTCAAAATATGAAAACATTTGTACGAACATTGTATTTTCGAGCGGAAAAGGAGAAAATGCATGTCTTCAAACAAGAAATCCTAGGCGTACTATGGGAGATAGAGGGCAAATAA